A single window of Jaculus jaculus isolate mJacJac1 chromosome 14, mJacJac1.mat.Y.cur, whole genome shotgun sequence DNA harbors:
- the Znf366 gene encoding zinc finger protein 366 translates to MPKTMKMVKEDDVPFTLGHHGLQPVASRDRDPQRHPFPEALRGPFSQFRYEPAPGDLEGFPEAFEGGGGGGGGGGGSRKRKSMPTKMPYSHPAAAGAAAAEGAATPAPRPEQGKSQGPASLPLLFPPRPSPKGDSQMIDLCHVGFQFYRTLEPLGARPVKQEPIKPSAVWPPPAASPFLPAPYPYYPKLHPGLMFPFFVPSSSPFPFGRHAFLPKHPRGEEEAEEAEEAAARVERVDVNVQIDDSYYVDVGGSQKRWQCPTCDKSYTSKYNLVTHILGHSGIKPHACGRCGKLFKQLSHLHTHMLTHQGTRPHKCQVCHKAFTQTSHLKRHMMQHSDVKPHNCRVCGRGFAYPSELRAHEAKHAAGGRENVCVECGLDFASLAQLKRHLTTHRGPVQYHCSDCDKTFQYPSQLQNHMMKHKDIRPYICSECGMEFVQPHHLKQHSLTHKGVKEHKCGICGREFTLLANMKRHVLIHTNIRAYQCHLCYKSFVQKQTLKAHMIVHSDVKPFKCKLCGKEFNRMHNLMGHMHLHSDSKPFKCLYCPSKFTLKGNLTRHMKVKHGVMERGLHSQGLGRERLALTQTVGLLRSLEQEEPFDLSQKHSGKRPGFQSDGESAVGSPCPEEEEEENCYEAEPCSPGLAPETQPLCVPQDLSTKPEQPPQGLEEVCKEEEEEGVPSEEQQQREGRSKDHLGAPEMDCVPGEEHFGLGFLQSSRRGPSFSDYLYLKHRDESLKELLERKMEKQAVLLGI, encoded by the exons ATGCCGAAGACAATGAAGATGGTCAAAGAAGACGACGTGCCCTTCACCTTGGGTCACCATGGTCTGCAGCCAGTGGCTTCCCGAGACCGGGATCCGCAGAGACACCCATTCCCAGAGGCTCTACGGGGTCCCTTTTCCCAGTTTCGTTACGAACCTGCTCCGGGAGACCTGGAAGGCTTCCCTGAGGCCTtcgaaggaggaggaggaggaggaggaggaggaggaggctcccGGAAGCGGAAGAGCATGCCCACAAAGATGCCTTACAGCCacccggcggcggcgggggcggcggcggcggaagGAGCAGCCACGCCGGCCCCTCGCCCGGAGCAGGGCAAAAGCCAGGGGCCTGCGAGCCTCCCCCTGCTCTTCCCGCCTCGCCCCAGCCCCAAGGGCGACTCGCAGATGATCGACCTGTGCCACGTGGGCTTCCAGTTCTACCGCACGCTGGAGCCCCTGGGCGCCAGGCCGGTCAAGCAAGAGCCCATCAAGCCCAGCGCCGTGTGGCCACCGCCCGCGGCCTCTCCTTTCCTGCCCGCCCCCTATCCTTACTACCCCAAGCTGCACCCGGGGCTCATGTTCCCTTTCTTCGTGCCCTCGTCCTCGCCTTTCCCCTTCGGCCGCCACGCGTTCCTGCCCAAGCATCCCCGTGGGGAGGAGGAAGCGGAGGAggcggaggaggcggcggcgcgc GTGGAGCGGGTGGACGTGAACGTGCAGATCGACGACAGCTACTACGTGGACGTGGGCGGCTCGCAGAAGCGCTGGCAGTGCCCCACGTGCGACAAGTCCTACACGTCCAAGTACAACCTGGTGACGCACATCCTGGGCCACAGCGGCATCAAGCCGCACGCGTGCGGCCGCTGCGGCAAGCTCTTCAAGCAGCTCAGCcacctgcacacgcacatgcTCACGCACCAGGGCACGCGGCCGCACAAGTGCCAGGTGTGCCACAAGGCCTTCACGCAGACCAGCCACCTCAAGCGGCACATGATGCAGCACAGCGACGTGAAGCCGCACAACTGCCGCGTGTGCGGCCGCGGCTTCGCCTACCCGAGCGAGCTGCGCGCGCACGAGGCCAAGCACGCGGCGGGCGGGCGCGAGAACGTCTGCGTGGAGTGCGGCCTCGACTTCGCCAGCCTGGCGCAGCTCAAGCGGCACCTCACCACGCACCGGGGCCCCGTGCAGTACCACTGCTCCGACTGCGACAAGACCTTCCAGTACCCGAGCCAGCTGCAGAACCACATGATGAAGCACAAGGACATCCGCCCCTACATCTGCTCCGAGTGCGGCATGGAGTTCGTGCAGCCTCACCACCTCAAGCAGCATTCGCTCACCCACAAG GGCGTGAAGGAGCACAAGTGTGGGATTTGCGGCCGGGAGTTCACCCTGCTGGCCAACATGAAGAGGCACGTGCTCATCCACACCAACATCCGAGCCTACCAGTGTCACCTGTGCTACAAGAGCTTCGTGCAGAAGCAGACCCTCAAGGCGCACATGATCGTCCACTCCGACGTGAAGCCTTTCAAATGCAAG CTGTGTGGAAAGGAGTTCAACCGGATGCACAATCTTATgggccacatgcacctgcactcaGACAGCAAGCCCTTTAAGTGCCTCTACTGCCCCAGCAAGTTCACCCTGAAGGGCAACCTGACGCGCCACATGAAGGTCAAGCACGGAGTGATGGAGCGAGGCCTCCACTCTCAAG GtctggggagggagagactggCCCTGACACAGACGGTGGGGCTCCTGCGCAGCCTGGAGCAGGAGGAGCCTTTCGACCTCTCGCAGAAgcacagtgggaagaggcccgGGTTCCAGTCGGATGGGGAGAGCGCTGTCGGCAGTCCTTgcccggaggaggaggaggaggagaactgCTACGAGGCAGAGCCCTGCAGCCCCGGCTTGGCCCCGGAGACTCAGCCGCTTTGTGTGCCCCAGGATCTGTCCACCAAGCCGGAGCAGCCCCCCCAGGGGCTGGAGGAAGTctgcaaggaggaggaggaggagggggttcCGAgcgaggagcagcagcagcgggagGGACGGAGCAAGGACCACTTGGGAGCCCCAGAGATGGACTGTGTCCCCGGAGAGGAGCATTTCGGCCTTGGGTTTCTTCAGAGCAGCCGCAGGGGCCCCTCTTTTTCTGATTACTTATACCTCAAGCACAGAGATGAGAGTTTAAAAGAATTACTggagaggaaaatggaaaaacaagcaGTGCTTTTGGGTATCTAA